The nucleotide window TGTTTCAgctaacttatttttattcctaAAGTTTCAGGTAGAATTTCAGTTACTCTATCCCGATGCCAAGAACTTCGAAAAagtctttaaagaaaaattcttatttaaaatattggctctggctaataaaaaaaacattgacattcCTGACTGCCCTGACGGTAAGTTGATTATAGTCTACTTTTCGAgttaatttgtcatttttcacGAAATACCTTTTAACAGAATGTCTTAAGGCCGTTTTCGTGTTACTAAAGCTGACTCCAAGCATCGTTAAACTCCGAAAAgttaattttcgtttgattacGGAACGACTGATAGTCTTTTTAAaggcaattttcttttcagtttaaaAGTTTACTCTTTTTCGTCTTTATTTATAACTAtagcaattttttattgtgttgtgtTTACAGGATAATGCTGACTTGATTCAATTAAGCGAAACGCGAGACCCTCATTTGAAGCAGCCATTCATCTGCTGCATGGGAACGATGGAAACTCCTACAAACTTCTGGATTGTTATCGATCGTGATATAATACTGTGTGGTAACGACTTTGCAACTGCTTTCGTTAacttgttttgctcgttttatgcatttaatttaaatttccctCAGTATTTGGAATCATTTTATGGATTTTTTTGAGGAATGCGTTTTCGATATTAAAATTCCTTCTCCCTCAGTAACAGCCTTTAGAGCATCCCTAGAATGTTTAAGAGACCTACAAGGCTAAATTGCAATGCTAACACAATCGAGCTTAAAAGTGAATGGCGCCCACTTTTATTAAAAGTGGGCGCTTTCAAGCTTATAAGCTTGATTGTGTCATCATGTGCaatgatgtttatttttaagttgagGTGTTCCAAAAATGCAAATACTGTTGTCTTATTTTGTTCTCCTGTTCTTTATAATAACAAACTGGGTTTtttatgataaaaaatttgttgtatttgtataAATGTTGTCTTGCACCGTTGTAGTATGCTCCTTCCCATGGCCTAATCTCAGATGAATACAGACTTCTGAAAGACATTTATATTTTGTAATTTATTCATAGTCGTGAAGCAGTATATTTATAGATTGGTGGGTATGCATGAAGAATCGGGGGAAGGGTAAATTCAGGATGCTAGTAGGAATCGAATATCCCTAGTATAGGGGGTATTCGGGGGATATTCGAACCCCTATTCTAGAACAGGTATGCTACTAATAGAATACCCCCCCTATACTATTAGTAGCAAAAACCAAAACGCTACTAGTTCGAATACCCTCGaatacccccaaaaaactGAGAGTGTATGTGCTGCTGCATAACACTAGAATCTAATCTCGCGCGTGAGTCGCTGCGTCGCCGCCTTTCGGAAATGCTAATATGCAACCGCGTCGAATGCATCACCATCTGAAAGGTCACCGactaagagaaaaaaaaaaaacggttcgCCATTTTAACTGCGGGACAATCTGACTGCAACACATTTTCCTGCACCCGAAAGCGCAATGCATTTTGCATCAAAACCACCTCATTTGTCTTGcctctttttccttattctcTGCGTCAGTTTAGTGTCTGAAAAGAACAGCACACATTAGCATAGTTTCATCTCAGTCTTAGTCcccagcaaaacaaaacaaaaaaatgtgaatatttgaatggtatatatatatatagacatCGAAAGTGCATCAACTGGCTATATACCGGAACTATACTGGCCTCTCGCTCGTTTTGCGCCCAAACTGGTTATTAAATGTTCAGCTTGATGGTTGTATTATAGGTGGCTGGCGCCGAAGGAACGAGACGAAAATCAATGAACCAGCAGTACTTTTTCATTGCGGCCTGCGATGAATAGTGCGATAGACGATTGTAATCtacaacaaagaagaagacttCCCGTACGAAACTTTTAGCTAATTCCGTGCTAGAATTAGCTACGAAGTTAGGTGGTTTTAGCTAGAAATTTTCatgtcaaaatttttaaatttcatatTGGGAAATTTAGGGTAGTGTCAGCTTTGTTTTTCATAGCTAAAATTAGCTTAAAATCTTAGATTTAAGGTAGCTTGAAACTTATAAGCTTGAATATCTTAGATTATTGGTAGCTTGAAATTTATAAGCTTGGAATCTTGAGATTAAATGTAGCTTGAAATTTATTAGCTTTAAAGGAACTGAAATCTTTGTATTGAAATTAAACCATCTTTGGTttaatcaaattcttttccaTGTTACAAGTAGGCCTTGGAGGGACATCGATTAAAACACACCACAcatacatttttacatttaaaatgaaCACAATAAGAATACGAGCAATATCTAAGTTCAATTACAGTTTTGGCCACTTCCGCGTTAATTCAATTCGCCAATTTATTGCTGTAATTGTTGGTCATCGTCATCGTCTTCCACGACCAATTTCTCTCTTGACTTGTTAGCCGTATGCTCCCCTAGAAGTTTGGATGTGATGCAAGGGTGGACCATGGATGGATCGATTGCCAACTTGTGTTTGGTTGCCCAAAACTCCACAACGAAacctaaaatgaaaatcaaaacgtTAATATTGTGTAAATTGTTCGTTCTTAAATTCTTATACTTATACTTACTCGTAATTGCTTGTACATCATCCTTAGGAAGGGCCTCTTTCGCCGGATTATTTGACTTGTCAGTGGGTGCCTTCTTTCCGGTAAGGCTGTGTTTGGACATGAATTCCCTGTCCCACAGTGCTTCCATGATCACATTGATCATTTTGCTCATGTCCCTGTGTACACATAAAACAACTATTAGAGTTATCCTTAATAACACAAGCAATCTTAAAaactcactttttttttgaaccagACTTCCCATAGGACACTGCGATTGCTAGCTCATTTTGATTAATAGTTGTGTCATAATCTTTGTGAAGCTTGACTTTGTTGGTTCTTCTACTGCTTTCACTTTGCAACTGAACACGTGATTGTTCAGAATTAAGTTGACTAATTGTCAAGGTTTCCAAAGTGGACTGCAGTATAACCAACCCTTCATTAAGACCTAacaagaatgaaatgaaatgtcaaGATAAAAATAAGAGTTTGGACAGTTTCAAAGAGAAAACTAACTTTTGGACAAGGCCAGGGGATTCATCTCTTTCAGGGACTTTACTTCTTCTTGTAAGCGAAGAATTGTAGCATCTTTTTCGGAAATTCTGTCATCGAAATCACGTCTCTCAATTTCTAGATCAAAGGTAGAATTCCGAATTTGCTCGTTGAGAAAcgagatttcttttttcagctCATCAATTTGATCCATGTATTCATTACGGCCATGAAACTCAGCATCAACTAGCTCCGTCCATTGTTCGTCCTTAAACGGAAAATACAAAtataataaacaaataattcTTACAATTATGTTGCATTTACCTGCACACGCTTcgggttttcttttgttgtggAACTTGGGGGGTGTCAACTATGTTGACGTCCAAAGAAGTAAGAATCTGAGGATCAGAATTCTTTGCTGATGACTTTTCGTTTCTTCTTGGTGTGACAGATGAATTTTCCTTGTTGTGACTTGAATTTctctataaaataaaaatcaataatgaCTGAGGTACTATTACGTGTTtaccataaaacaaaaaaaccttaGATTTGGTGTCGCTCGATGATTTGAAAGACTGATCGCCTCGTTTTCTCTTCATTGGAGGCGGAGGTGGAGTAGGAGGAATCAAATCTTCGTCCTCTGattctgaagaaaaaaatcgttgcTGATTATCATCATGATCAAGGCTGCTGTCAGCAGATGTATCGGACTTGTCTTCATTTTCCCCAGTGATCAAATGGCAATCTAACCCTTCCATGTCTTCTTCTGAGATGCCCATGGTCTTCCTAATAACTGTGTAGCAGGTTAAAGTACGACATtgtaaataatgaaaaacattGGTACTACCTGTTGCTGACTTTTCAACTGGCAAGTTACGTGGTGGAGAGGTAGATTTATGGCCAGTGCCATGTTTCTGAGTTGCAGATGACTTCGGAGTTGATTTTTTGGCTACTGCCTTTTTGACACTGATAGGAGGCACCATGGCATCACGTACTGCCACCACCACATCTCTGTCCTCTGCAcaacaaaaactttaagaaaaataacacGTGTAGTAATATGAAGTTGTACTACCTGAGAACGAGATAACTTTACATGATCTCACTTCATGTTGAACTTGGGATCTAGATTTGGTAGTCGACTGAACTGGTAGGTTCCAACCAGGATTGCTGGGAAACTTAGGCCAACTAAATACATAGCAATTTAGAACAATAtcaataaataacaaaaagtaTGTGCTTACTTGATTCCAATAACTTTTTTGTTCCAATAAAACCTTTTAATTGCTCGAGCTGATGATCGAAACTTTGGTCATGGAAATCTTTCGGCACTGCTATGGCCTCCAATGTGCCAATGCCCAATTCTCCACTTTTAGCAGTAAAAGTGACAAGTATATAGATCAGTGGGTCTGCCATTGCAAATATGTACGTACTGATATTAAATGTAAGAGAAAAGTCAGTGAAGAAGCAGACAGCCAGACATCTTTACTTAGACTTACACCACAGACTCAGTCTATATGCTAACACTTTCGAGCGCGAAAATTCAGTGCATAGCTGCCAAATTTCAatcgattaaaaaataaaaaggcgtAGCTGCCAAATTTCGATCgatgattttttctttgatttgaGTTTATATAATTTTGAAACATTAGCATATTGATGATTTTCATTAATCTGTATTAATCAGTTTCAAGATAATTGACAAGAGGagtaacaacaaaaatttccGTAAGTTCATTATGAAATCCTATAACGCACTTTTTCATTATGTCACTTGGACGACGAGCAGTTAATTCTGTGGAAAGCCCAATCAATTTTCTACTTTGACccgggaaatttaaaaatgaaatattatcGATGGGAGGCGAA belongs to Daphnia magna isolate NIES linkage group LG1, ASM2063170v1.1, whole genome shotgun sequence and includes:
- the LOC123469743 gene encoding uncharacterized protein LOC123469743 isoform X2, yielding MKEYPRFKDFQNGSLVEFQLLYPDAKNFEKVFKEKFLFKILALANKKNIDIPDCPDECLKAVFVLLKLTPSIVKLRKVNFRLITERLIVFLKDNADLIQLSETRDPHLKQPFICCMGTMETPTNFWIVIDRDIILCGNDFATAFVNLFCSFYAFNLNFPQYLESFYGFF
- the LOC123469743 gene encoding uncharacterized protein LOC123469743 isoform X1, yielding MKEYPRFKDFQNGSLFQVEFQLLYPDAKNFEKVFKEKFLFKILALANKKNIDIPDCPDECLKAVFVLLKLTPSIVKLRKVNFRLITERLIVFLKDNADLIQLSETRDPHLKQPFICCMGTMETPTNFWIVIDRDIILCGNDFATAFVNLFCSFYAFNLNFPQYLESFYGFF